The nucleotide sequence GGCCGCGTATCCGACCGTCGAGACACCGCCGCCCGCGAGCGTGTTGATGATTTCGCTGGAGTCGACGACGCTTTCGGCGACTTCGCCGGATTGTTCGACCTCACCTGCGCCAAAGAGAATACCAAAGCGCTTGACGATCTCGTCGTTGATCTCCGCGTAGCCCGCTTCCATGGACTCGCCTGTTTTCCGCCAGGCGTCGTTGTCGAAGACGAGGAGATTGTCCACTTCCCGAACGAACGTCTGGAACGACCGGGCAGCGTTGAGGGTGTAGATGCCACCCTCGTCGCTGCCGGGCAGGATCCCGAGGCCGTAGACCGGCTCGGTGTAGATCCGCTTCAAGTGCTTGGCGAGGACCGGCGAACCACCCGACCCGGTCCCACCACCTAGCCCGGCGATAATGAGGAACGCGTCGACCTCGTGGACGGGAATGTTGTCGATGGCCCCTTGAACCTCGTCAATGTCCTCCTCGGCGATCTCCGCGCCGAGTTCGTTGTCCGCACCGACGCCGTGTCCCTTGACCCGCGCCTGTCCGATCAGGACACGGTTCTCCTCGGGAACGCGTTCGAGGCCGAGCAGGTCGGCCTTGGCGGTGTTGACCGCGACCGCCGACCGGACGATCCCACTGCCCGTCCGTTCGTCGTACTCCAGGAACTTGTCGACGATCTTCCCGCCGGCCTGCCCGAAGCCGATCATAGCGAGTTTCATAAGTGTGCCTCTTGGCCTGAAAACAGTCGGAATATGCGTATAAGCTTTTTGCCCCGTTCCCACAGAAAATACTGCGACGCTGAACCGCAACGCCCTGTTGTGATCTTCCGCCTTCAGATCCCGTTAAGGTACTCCCCAAGCGTGAGTAACACGTCGGGTTCGGTCCCGAAGTCGGTCACGTCGTTGTCCGCCGTGGTGTTGTCAAACTTGAGTGAGCGGTACTGATCGCCCCCCATCGGGAAGCCCGGGATCGCGCCGCCGATCGAGAGACCGACGCCCGCCAGCGCCATCGGGACGGGGACGACCGCGACTCGCCCGCGAACGAGCTTGGCGATCTGCTTGAGCGTGAGTTGTTCCGGGCCCCCCAACTCGTAGACCTCGCCCGCCCGCTCGTCGTCTACGACACAATCGGCCAGCATCGGCGCGAGGTCCTCGACCCAGATGGGCTGGAAGCGGGTCTTTCCGCCGCCCGGCAGCGGCGCGACCAGCGGCGGCGTCAGCTTCTTCGTGAATCCGACGAACTCTCCCCCGTCGCCGAAGATTACCGAGGGCCGGACGATCACCCACTCCAGGGCGGACTCTTGGACCACTTCTTCCGCGCGCCCTTTTGCGCGGATGTAGTGCGTGGAGCCGTCGGGGTCAGCCCCCAGCGCGCTCATCTGGACGAAGCGCTCGACGCCTTCGTCCTCGGCAGCTTCGACCAGGGTCTCGGTGCCGCCGAGGTGGATGCGCTCGTGCATCTCGTTGCCGCCGCTCGGGATGAACAGCGGCGAGAGCGCGACCAGGTTCACGAGGATATCGACGCCCTCGAGGGCGGGTTCGATCGACGAACGGTCCGTGACGTCGCCCGCGGCTGTTTCGACACCCGGGGGAAGGACCACGGAATCGGGATCGCGCGAGAGTGCCGTCACGTCGTGGCCGCGCTCGTCCAGTTCTGCACAGAGGTGTCGGCCGACGAAGCCGTCGCCGCCAGTGACAAGGACATCCATACCACGACATTTGGTCTCACGCACCCTAAACCTACGGTGGCCGGCAAGCCGGACGGGATGGGGCGGCAACCCGGACGGCACAGCGGACCGTCGCTGCCCGCCACAATGGTCGTTCCGCGACGACGAGCCGGCGGCCTTACGTATCCCGGGTTCGATCGATCGCTATGCTCATCACGCTCGAAGGGATCGACGGCAGCGGGAAGTCCTCCGCCTGGAAATTCTTGCGGGAGCACACCGCCGACCTCGACCCCGATTTCACCTTCACCCGGGAGCCGACCGAGTCGTGGTACGGCGAGGCCGTCCAGCGCTCGATTCAGGAAGACGACGCCGACTCCCTCGCCGAGTTGTTCCTCTACACCGCCGACCACGCCGCCCACCTCGCCGACACCGTCCAGCCGGCGCTCGATCGCGGCGAGGTCGTCGTCTCGGATCGCTATTCGGACTCGCGCTACGCCTATCAGGGTGCGACCCTGGCGGATCGGCTGGACGACCCCCTCGCCTTCGTCCGGGAGATCCACGAGCCCTGGACCCGCCCGCCGGACGCGACGATCTACCTCGACGTCGACGCCGAGACTGGGGCCGAGCGCAGCGGCGGGACGAACAAGTTCGAGCGCGTCGAGCATC is from Halorhabdus sp. BNX81 and encodes:
- a CDS encoding tubulin/FtsZ family protein, which codes for MKLAMIGFGQAGGKIVDKFLEYDERTGSGIVRSAVAVNTAKADLLGLERVPEENRVLIGQARVKGHGVGADNELGAEIAEEDIDEVQGAIDNIPVHEVDAFLIIAGLGGGTGSGGSPVLAKHLKRIYTEPVYGLGILPGSDEGGIYTLNAARSFQTFVREVDNLLVFDNDAWRKTGESMEAGYAEINDEIVKRFGILFGAGEVEQSGEVAESVVDSSEIINTLAGGGVSTVGYAAEEVDLEDSSGLLSRFRGDDSSDSMESANTTNRITSLVRKAALGRLTLPCEIDGSERALLVLSGPPGHLNRKGIERGRKWLEEQTGSMEVRGGDYPVSDSGYVASVILLSGVHNVPRIKELQQVAIEAQDNIDEIRDESEENLETLVEDDEDELDPLF
- a CDS encoding complex I NDUFA9 subunit family protein, producing MDVLVTGGDGFVGRHLCAELDERGHDVTALSRDPDSVVLPPGVETAAGDVTDRSSIEPALEGVDILVNLVALSPLFIPSGGNEMHERIHLGGTETLVEAAEDEGVERFVQMSALGADPDGSTHYIRAKGRAEEVVQESALEWVIVRPSVIFGDGGEFVGFTKKLTPPLVAPLPGGGKTRFQPIWVEDLAPMLADCVVDDERAGEVYELGGPEQLTLKQIAKLVRGRVAVVPVPMALAGVGLSIGGAIPGFPMGGDQYRSLKFDNTTADNDVTDFGTEPDVLLTLGEYLNGI
- the tmk gene encoding dTMP kinase; translated protein: MLITLEGIDGSGKSSAWKFLREHTADLDPDFTFTREPTESWYGEAVQRSIQEDDADSLAELFLYTADHAAHLADTVQPALDRGEVVVSDRYSDSRYAYQGATLADRLDDPLAFVREIHEPWTRPPDATIYLDVDAETGAERSGGTNKFERVEHLRSVRENYEALIAAEPDRFVRIDATRAAEAVRADVLEAVERLLSEQ